In the Desulfuromonadaceae bacterium genome, one interval contains:
- a CDS encoding radical SAM protein: protein MTKQEPEFIPKWIAWESTQRCNLNCVHCRCSSDMDAAIGDFNTAEAFKLIDDICEVSTPVMVLSGGEPLLRADIFEVAEYGTSKGLRMCMATNGTLITDEICAKMKAADIKMVSLSLDGSTAEIHDNFRSCPGAFEGVLRGAETLKRNGIKFLINSSFTKRNQHDIGDTFHLAKRLGATAWYMFMIVPTGRGEEIMNELISKEDYEEILSWHYEQEKGEDEILMRPTCAPHYYRVVPQLAKAEGVDFKRRSLTFSTGGGKGCIAAQTICLIDCFGNLKPCSYFHSSVGNVKQIPFKELWFNSRTFNELRDFKSYKGKCGECEFINVCGGCRARADAVYGDYMAEEPFCTYFPKRTLKRMEEESKKLAPEK, encoded by the coding sequence ATGACCAAGCAAGAGCCTGAATTTATCCCCAAATGGATCGCCTGGGAATCGACCCAGCGCTGCAATCTCAACTGCGTGCATTGCCGCTGCTCCTCCGATATGGATGCGGCGATCGGCGACTTCAATACCGCCGAAGCTTTTAAATTGATCGACGATATTTGCGAGGTATCCACGCCGGTGATGGTCCTGTCCGGTGGTGAGCCGTTGTTGCGCGCCGATATCTTCGAGGTTGCCGAGTACGGCACCAGCAAGGGGCTGCGGATGTGCATGGCGACCAACGGTACCCTGATCACCGACGAAATCTGCGCCAAAATGAAGGCCGCCGATATCAAGATGGTCTCGCTGTCCCTCGATGGTTCGACCGCCGAGATTCATGACAACTTCCGTTCCTGTCCGGGAGCGTTTGAAGGGGTGCTTCGCGGTGCCGAAACGCTCAAGCGCAACGGCATCAAATTTCTGATCAACTCCTCTTTCACCAAGCGCAACCAGCACGACATCGGTGACACCTTCCATCTCGCCAAACGTCTCGGTGCCACCGCCTGGTACATGTTCATGATTGTCCCCACCGGTCGTGGCGAAGAGATCATGAACGAGCTGATTTCCAAGGAAGACTACGAGGAGATTCTCAGCTGGCACTATGAACAGGAAAAGGGCGAGGACGAGATCCTGATGCGCCCGACCTGCGCGCCGCACTACTACCGGGTGGTGCCGCAGCTGGCCAAGGCCGAAGGGGTCGATTTCAAGCGCCGCTCCCTGACCTTTTCCACCGGCGGCGGCAAGGGGTGCATCGCCGCGCAGACGATCTGCCTGATCGACTGTTTCGGTAACCTCAAGCCGTGCTCCTATTTCCACTCATCGGTCGGCAATGTCAAACAGATCCCGTTCAAGGAGCTGTGGTTCAACTCCAGGACCTTCAACGAACTGCGCGATTTCAAGAGCTACAAGGGCAAATGTGGCGAATGCGAGTTCATCAACGTCTGCGGCGGCTGCCGCGCCCGTGCCGATGCGGTCTACGGCGACTATATGGCGGAAGAGCCGTTCTGCACCTACTTTCCGAAGCGGACGCTGAAACGGATGGAAGAAGAATCGAAAAAGCTGGCACCGGAAAAATAG
- a CDS encoding FAD-dependent oxidoreductase has product MIAQSWLCSVCGYIHHGDECVASCPVCGAGAELFTPRSRPSTAPSAPVAHAWRCLNCDYIASGDTPPPVCPVCGVDADRFTPHAESMRTGERTSAPATIVIAGAGIAGVSAAAAARQQAPEASITLITSEPDLPYYRLNLTRYLAGEIPAEALPIHPESWYTEQRIDVLRDTELQQIDRAARQLHLKGDGSLSYDKLILALGAHPIVPAIEGATRENIIALRTRRDCEAILARCTTGTRCVVVGGGVLGLETAAALTRRGVKVRVLEGFGWLLPRQLNRTAGELLAAAVRELGIELHCNTGIKQFDGDQQVCGVRLETGELYPAELVVIAAGVRSNSYLARLAGLEVDNGVVVDNRLRTSDPDIFAVGDVAAHQGVTYGTWAPAQFQGTIGGMNAAGAALDFAGIPRSNILKVLDVNLFSIGQVHPDDGSYQTFESIGTRDDSYRYLVFRDTRLVGAILIGDTGLASKLKQLIETKRCCTELLAGASAEALCTRIAAA; this is encoded by the coding sequence ATGATCGCTCAGAGCTGGCTTTGCTCGGTTTGTGGTTACATTCATCATGGGGATGAGTGCGTTGCTTCTTGTCCGGTCTGCGGCGCGGGGGCCGAACTGTTCACACCCCGAAGCAGACCATCGACCGCCCCCTCCGCACCTGTTGCGCACGCCTGGCGCTGTCTCAATTGCGACTACATCGCCAGCGGTGATACGCCACCGCCAGTATGTCCGGTATGTGGCGTTGATGCCGACCGCTTCACTCCCCATGCTGAATCGATGCGGACCGGAGAAAGGACTTCCGCTCCCGCGACCATCGTGATTGCCGGAGCCGGAATCGCTGGAGTTTCTGCTGCCGCCGCCGCTCGTCAGCAGGCTCCCGAGGCGTCGATTACCCTCATCACCAGCGAACCCGATCTTCCCTACTACCGCCTCAATCTGACCCGTTATCTGGCCGGAGAAATTCCTGCCGAGGCGCTGCCGATTCACCCGGAAAGCTGGTACACCGAGCAGCGCATCGACGTGCTGCGCGACACTGAACTACAGCAGATTGACCGCGCCGCGCGCCAGCTGCATCTCAAAGGTGATGGCAGCCTGAGTTATGATAAGTTGATCCTTGCGCTGGGAGCACACCCGATTGTTCCGGCGATTGAAGGTGCGACGCGGGAAAATATTATCGCTCTGCGCACGCGCCGCGACTGCGAAGCGATTCTCGCGCGGTGCACAACGGGGACCCGCTGTGTGGTGGTCGGCGGCGGGGTTCTCGGCCTGGAAACGGCCGCCGCACTGACGCGACGCGGGGTTAAAGTCCGGGTGCTGGAAGGGTTTGGCTGGCTGTTGCCGCGCCAACTGAACCGCACTGCGGGGGAACTGCTGGCGGCAGCGGTGCGCGAACTGGGCATTGAACTCCACTGTAACACCGGCATCAAGCAGTTTGACGGGGATCAACAGGTCTGCGGCGTGCGGCTGGAAACGGGGGAATTATACCCCGCCGAACTGGTGGTGATTGCCGCCGGGGTGCGCAGCAACAGCTATCTGGCTCGATTGGCGGGGCTGGAGGTGGACAACGGGGTGGTGGTCGATAACCGTCTGCGCACCTCTGATCCCGATATTTTCGCGGTCGGCGATGTGGCCGCGCATCAGGGTGTCACTTACGGTACCTGGGCACCGGCTCAGTTTCAGGGGACGATTGGCGGGATGAATGCTGCCGGGGCGGCGCTCGATTTCGCCGGGATTCCGCGCTCGAATATCCTTAAAGTACTTGATGTTAATCTCTTCAGTATCGGCCAGGTGCATCCCGATGACGGCAGTTATCAAACCTTTGAGAGTATCGGCACCCGTGATGACAGCTATCGTTATCTGGTCTTTCGCGACACCCGGCTGGTCGGTGCTATCCTGATCGGCGACACCGGCCTGGCAAGCAAACTGAAGCAGTTGATCGAAACGAAACGTTGCTGCACCGAGCTGCTGGCCGGGGCGTCCGCCGAAGCGTTGTGCACCCGTATCGCCGCAGCCTGA
- the def gene encoding peptide deformylase yields MAIREILLYPDARLKAKCEPVAILNAGVDALIQDLIDTMVAAGHSVGVAAPQIGDTRRVVVVDVAKSKLGRDNNHGLLTLVNPEIMSREGKKVLREGCMSVPDYTGNVVRAEEIVVQFTDRDGSERVVRSSGFEAVAIQHELDHLDGLLFLDRVSNLKTDIFRRKGG; encoded by the coding sequence ATGGCGATCCGCGAAATTCTGCTCTATCCTGACGCACGCCTGAAAGCGAAGTGTGAACCGGTGGCGATCCTCAATGCCGGGGTGGATGCGCTGATTCAGGATCTGATCGATACGATGGTGGCGGCGGGGCACTCGGTCGGGGTCGCCGCCCCGCAGATCGGCGATACCCGGCGGGTGGTGGTGGTCGATGTGGCGAAGAGCAAGCTCGGGCGCGACAACAACCACGGACTGCTGACGCTGGTGAATCCGGAAATCATGTCGCGTGAAGGGAAAAAAGTGCTGCGCGAAGGGTGCATGAGCGTTCCTGACTACACTGGCAATGTCGTCCGCGCCGAGGAAATCGTGGTGCAGTTTACTGACCGTGACGGCAGCGAGCGGGTGGTGCGGTCGAGCGGTTTTGAAGCCGTTGCGATCCAGCACGAGCTCGATCACCTCGACGGCCTGCTCTTTCTCGATCGGGTGTCGAATCTGAAAACCGATATATTCCGGCGCAAGGGGGGCTAA
- a CDS encoding efflux RND transporter permease subunit — protein sequence MLITNISIRQRSTVFALMLIAVIVGTYSYLVLQRESNPDVTIPYVFVVTNYEGVASADIETLITDHIERKLKGLKEVEEIRSISAEGSSMITIEFNTEVDIDDALQWVRDKVDQAKGDLPADLENDPSIIEVNMAEFPILTVAVSGAVDELILKAVAEELEDRIEEVSGVLDVVLTGGREREVRVEFDPERLAAYRISFAEIVAAIQRENVNTPGGSIDIGKGKYLLRIPGEFTQPEQIDNLVMITRDGRPVYYKDVAAIDFTFKDRISHARLNGAESVTLAVKKRAGENIINVTDRVFALLDVARSQLPTGVSLAVTLNQSKDIRRMVGELENNILSGLILVVAVLFFFLGLRNSIFVALAIPFSMLISFVVLNALSITLNMVVLFSLILALGMLVDNAIVIVENIYRHMQEGAGRAAAACAAAAEVGWPVISSTLTTLCAFLPMAFWPDLIGEFMKFLPITLIITLSASLFVALVITPVLCATFMHVAHQEVQPDIERTRVIRFYRRLLDGALRRRGTTILAATVTMIVAVMLFSFFSAGVEFFPDGAPNRAFVELKSPEGTGLETSNELARRVEEIARQETDIRFVTGEAGVPPSGEAASSGVGQSHMSKVSLEFVERAQRKESSDRVLERIRRAMADFSGAEIKVEKAKNGPPTGPPVSVEISGEKVAILESVLARARKRIKDVPGLVDLKDDLSRAKPEIRVIVDREKAALLGLSTAEISAMVKAAISGTKVGTYRDGQDEYDIVARLPERRRQALADIENLLIPTTTGAPVPLLSVARLEIGSGFGAIRHIDQDRVVTLTANTLGRNSNAVLNDVQARLATLELPAGYRIHFSGEQEEQQKAADFLSKAFLVALFLILLVLITQFNSLTKTLIVMSSVVLSLTGVFIGLTVTQMPFGVIMTGIGIVSLAGVVVNNAIVLIDYINQLRQQGMELHDALLRAGTVRFRPVMLTAITTILGLLPMAVGVSFDFHTFAWEIGGESAQWWGPMAVAVIFGLAFATLLTLVVVPVLYSLSETLPGTFSRLQAAPTEASRSHRETPEDLL from the coding sequence ATGCTGATCACGAACATCTCTATTCGTCAGCGCAGCACCGTTTTTGCTCTGATGCTGATCGCGGTGATCGTCGGCACCTACAGTTATCTGGTGCTGCAGCGCGAATCGAACCCCGATGTGACCATTCCTTATGTTTTTGTCGTCACCAACTATGAAGGGGTGGCCTCGGCGGATATCGAAACGCTGATCACCGATCACATTGAACGCAAGCTGAAAGGGCTCAAAGAGGTTGAGGAAATCCGCTCGATCAGCGCCGAGGGCTCGTCGATGATCACCATCGAGTTCAACACCGAGGTTGATATCGATGATGCGTTGCAGTGGGTGCGCGACAAGGTCGATCAGGCCAAAGGGGACCTCCCCGCCGACCTGGAGAACGATCCGTCGATCATTGAAGTCAATATGGCCGAATTTCCGATTCTGACCGTGGCGGTTTCCGGTGCGGTTGATGAGCTGATCCTGAAAGCGGTGGCCGAAGAGCTGGAAGATCGGATCGAGGAAGTGTCCGGCGTTCTCGATGTGGTGCTGACCGGTGGCCGCGAGCGGGAAGTGCGGGTCGAATTTGACCCTGAACGGCTTGCCGCCTACCGGATTTCGTTCGCGGAAATTGTCGCCGCGATTCAGCGCGAAAATGTCAATACCCCCGGTGGCAGTATCGACATCGGCAAGGGGAAATATCTGCTGCGCATTCCCGGCGAATTCACGCAACCGGAACAGATTGACAACCTGGTGATGATCACCCGCGACGGTCGGCCCGTCTATTACAAGGATGTCGCCGCGATCGACTTTACCTTTAAAGACCGGATCAGTCACGCGCGGCTCAACGGTGCTGAAAGCGTGACCCTGGCCGTTAAAAAGCGTGCCGGTGAAAACATTATCAACGTCACCGATCGGGTCTTCGCCCTGCTGGACGTCGCTAGAAGCCAGCTGCCCACGGGGGTATCGCTGGCAGTGACGCTCAATCAGTCGAAAGATATCCGCCGCATGGTTGGCGAACTGGAGAACAATATCCTCTCCGGGCTGATTCTGGTGGTGGCCGTCCTCTTCTTTTTTCTTGGGTTGCGCAACTCGATCTTTGTCGCTCTGGCTATCCCTTTTTCGATGCTGATTTCATTCGTGGTGCTCAATGCTTTAAGCATCACCCTCAACATGGTGGTCCTGTTCAGTCTGATTCTGGCGTTGGGGATGCTGGTCGATAACGCGATTGTGATCGTCGAAAATATCTATCGCCATATGCAGGAGGGGGCCGGGCGTGCTGCCGCCGCGTGCGCCGCTGCCGCCGAGGTCGGCTGGCCGGTGATCAGTTCAACGCTGACAACCCTCTGCGCGTTTTTACCGATGGCGTTCTGGCCCGATCTGATTGGTGAGTTCATGAAATTTCTGCCGATCACCCTGATCATCACCTTGAGCGCGTCGCTCTTTGTCGCGCTGGTGATTACCCCGGTGCTGTGCGCCACCTTCATGCATGTAGCGCATCAGGAGGTGCAACCGGATATCGAGCGCACGCGGGTGATTCGCTTCTATCGACGCTTGCTCGACGGCGCACTCCGCCGGCGCGGAACAACGATCCTTGCCGCCACTGTCACCATGATCGTCGCCGTGATGCTCTTTTCGTTCTTCAGTGCCGGGGTCGAATTTTTTCCCGACGGCGCACCGAACCGGGCTTTTGTCGAGTTGAAGTCACCTGAGGGGACAGGACTGGAAACCTCCAACGAGCTGGCACGGCGGGTTGAAGAGATTGCCCGTCAGGAAACGGACATCCGCTTTGTCACCGGTGAAGCCGGGGTGCCGCCGAGTGGTGAGGCGGCGAGCAGTGGCGTCGGTCAGTCACACATGAGCAAGGTTTCCCTCGAATTTGTTGAACGGGCGCAGCGCAAGGAGAGCAGCGACCGGGTGCTGGAGCGAATCAGACGAGCGATGGCCGATTTTTCAGGGGCGGAAATCAAGGTCGAAAAGGCCAAGAACGGCCCGCCCACCGGTCCGCCGGTGAGTGTTGAGATCAGCGGTGAAAAAGTGGCCATTCTGGAGTCAGTGCTTGCCCGTGCACGCAAACGGATCAAGGATGTTCCAGGTCTGGTCGATCTGAAAGATGATCTGTCCCGCGCCAAACCGGAAATCCGCGTGATCGTTGATCGCGAAAAAGCGGCGCTGCTCGGTCTGTCTACCGCAGAAATTTCCGCCATGGTCAAAGCCGCGATATCCGGCACCAAAGTCGGGACGTATCGCGATGGTCAGGATGAGTATGACATCGTCGCCCGCCTCCCGGAACGGCGGCGGCAAGCGCTGGCCGATATTGAAAATCTGCTGATCCCGACCACCACCGGAGCTCCGGTGCCGCTGCTGAGCGTCGCCAGGCTGGAGATCGGTTCCGGCTTCGGGGCGATTCGGCACATCGATCAGGACCGCGTGGTGACCCTGACCGCCAACACGCTGGGGCGCAACAGTAACGCCGTGCTCAACGATGTTCAGGCCCGTCTGGCAACGCTCGAACTACCTGCCGGCTATCGCATTCACTTTTCCGGAGAGCAGGAAGAACAGCAGAAAGCGGCGGACTTTTTGAGCAAGGCATTTCTGGTCGCCCTGTTTCTGATCTTGCTGGTGCTCATCACCCAGTTCAATTCGCTGACCAAGACATTGATCGTCATGAGTTCGGTGGTGCTGTCGTTGACCGGTGTTTTTATCGGCCTGACCGTGACGCAGATGCCGTTTGGCGTCATCATGACCGGGATCGGAATCGTCTCGCTGGCGGGGGTGGTGGTCAACAACGCCATCGTGCTCATCGATTATATCAATCAACTGCGTCAGCAAGGGATGGAGCTGCACGATGCCTTGCTCCGGGCCGGGACGGTGCGCTTTCGGCCCGTGATGCTGACCGCGATCACGACGATTCTCGGTCTGTTGCCGATGGCGGTCGGGGTCAGCTTCGATTTTCATACCTTCGCCTGGGAAATCGGCGGCGAGTCGGCACAGTGGTGGGGGCCGATGGCGGTCGCGGTAATTTTCGGGCTGGCATTTGCCACCCTGCTGACCCTGGTGGTGGTTCCGGTATTGTATTCATTGTCGGAAACACTGCCGGGAACCTTTTCGCGGCTGCAAGCCGCTCCCACAGAGGCAAGCCGCTCCCACAGGGAAACGCCGGAGGATCTTTTGTAG
- a CDS encoding efflux RND transporter periplasmic adaptor subunit, with the protein MTDQSPHRGGEVAGVLDMFFLVVRKWLFLLLLLMALVACGEKGSGAAAAAPPERTTNVKVQGVTLDDVQDTILLPGTVEAWEDILLSAELAGPVRWIGPAEGDSVVAGEAILRIDPDTQRANYERSVAEVELQRKKFERYAHMIAQQLISQQEYDNVVYDYRRAQADLEVERLNLAKSTLKSPVSGVLDRLLIDRGEYVSPGTALATVVQIDRLKVLVAVPERNVLFFKAGDRVTVRYASVDGEDGPSREGKIAHLAYQADALTRTYRAEIALDNPHRQLRPGMIVRVEFFRRTLTQVVTVPLFAVVERDGVTYVYIEDNGIAHQRKVITGLVSDDQVVILDGISRGERLIVRGQQLISDGDRVVVTDD; encoded by the coding sequence ATGACTGATCAGTCTCCCCACCGGGGTGGCGAGGTTGCCGGAGTTTTGGATATGTTCTTCCTGGTTGTGCGTAAATGGCTTTTTTTACTCCTGCTGTTGATGGCGCTGGTCGCCTGTGGCGAGAAGGGGTCGGGGGCGGCAGCGGCTGCGCCGCCGGAACGGACGACCAATGTCAAGGTGCAGGGTGTGACCCTTGACGACGTGCAAGACACGATCTTGCTCCCCGGTACGGTTGAGGCGTGGGAGGATATCCTGCTCTCCGCCGAGCTGGCCGGGCCGGTGCGCTGGATTGGCCCGGCTGAAGGGGACTCAGTGGTTGCCGGTGAAGCCATTTTGCGCATCGATCCTGACACGCAGCGCGCCAACTACGAGCGGAGCGTTGCCGAGGTTGAATTGCAGCGTAAAAAATTCGAGCGCTACGCGCACATGATTGCGCAGCAGCTGATCAGTCAGCAGGAATACGACAATGTCGTTTATGATTACCGGCGGGCGCAGGCTGATCTTGAAGTCGAACGCCTGAATCTCGCAAAGAGCACCTTGAAAAGCCCGGTCAGCGGTGTTCTCGACCGGCTCCTGATCGACCGTGGCGAATATGTTTCCCCCGGCACTGCACTGGCGACAGTCGTTCAGATTGATCGTCTCAAGGTGCTGGTCGCGGTGCCGGAAAGAAATGTCCTTTTTTTTAAAGCGGGAGACCGGGTCACGGTTCGTTATGCGTCGGTCGATGGTGAGGACGGTCCGTCCCGTGAAGGGAAAATTGCGCATCTGGCGTATCAGGCCGATGCTCTGACCCGCACCTACCGTGCGGAAATTGCGCTTGACAATCCGCACCGGCAGTTACGACCGGGGATGATCGTGCGGGTGGAATTCTTTCGCCGGACACTGACCCAGGTAGTGACGGTCCCTCTCTTTGCCGTCGTTGAACGCGATGGTGTCACCTATGTCTACATCGAGGACAACGGTATTGCCCACCAGCGGAAGGTGATTACCGGTCTGGTCAGTGACGATCAGGTGGTGATCCTTGACGGAATATCCAGGGGGGAGCGATTGATCGTCAGGGGGCAGCAACTGATCAGTGACGGCGATCGTGTCGTGGTAACGGACGATTAA
- a CDS encoding amino acid-binding protein yields the protein MHHFALTIVGRDRPGIVAQATEILFKLGCNIADSSCTILGGQFAMILIISHLDYRESADFGDAFAPLEDVDLSVMIRTLKPGGEKYPYLEGALCMISVYGADQPGIVYHVARALAERKINVTDLNTKLIGTEVRPVYVMMIEAVLPSGLELGELESVLDNIRQEMQVDISVRAIETVEL from the coding sequence ATGCACCATTTTGCGCTGACCATCGTCGGTCGCGACCGTCCCGGCATTGTTGCCCAGGCCACCGAAATCTTGTTTAAACTCGGGTGCAATATCGCTGATTCAAGTTGCACCATCCTCGGTGGCCAGTTCGCGATGATCCTGATCATCTCCCATCTTGATTATCGTGAAAGTGCCGATTTTGGCGATGCGTTTGCACCGCTGGAAGATGTCGATCTGTCGGTGATGATCCGTACCCTCAAGCCGGGCGGAGAAAAATATCCGTATTTAGAGGGGGCGCTGTGTATGATTTCGGTTTACGGCGCGGATCAGCCGGGGATCGTTTACCACGTTGCCAGGGCGCTGGCCGAGCGCAAAATCAATGTCACCGATCTCAACACCAAACTGATTGGCACCGAAGTACGTCCGGTTTACGTGATGATGATTGAAGCCGTTTTGCCGTCCGGGCTGGAGCTGGGAGAACTGGAATCGGTGCTCGATAACATCCGCCAGGAAATGCAGGTCGATATTTCAGTCCGGGCGATTGAAACAGTGGAGTTATAG
- a CDS encoding DUF4911 domain-containing protein has product MHPPFKKRIFSVARAEIGHLRFIVESYAGLVFLRTLDGHQGLVEISYAAERERDVNGLVAGLAKETGWREVTAEYLGIFPEF; this is encoded by the coding sequence ATGCACCCTCCATTTAAAAAACGGATCTTTTCGGTGGCGCGCGCCGAGATCGGTCACCTGCGTTTTATTGTCGAAAGCTATGCAGGGCTGGTGTTTTTACGCACCCTTGACGGGCATCAGGGACTGGTGGAGATCAGCTACGCGGCGGAACGTGAAAGGGACGTGAACGGTCTGGTGGCGGGGCTGGCCAAGGAGACCGGATGGCGCGAAGTGACGGCAGAATATCTGGGGATATTTCCAGAGTTTTAG
- a CDS encoding type II toxin-antitoxin system RelE/ParE family toxin, which produces MSYALEILRSAQKQLAHIDRHDQLRIITAIRSLADEPHPAGSKKLSGRDAWRIRVGTYRIIYEIQHDRLLVLVVSIGHRRAVYR; this is translated from the coding sequence GTGAGCTATGCCCTCGAAATTTTGCGCAGTGCGCAAAAACAACTGGCACATATCGACCGACACGATCAGTTGCGGATTATAACAGCGATTCGCTCCCTTGCCGATGAACCTCATCCAGCAGGGAGCAAAAAACTGTCTGGGCGTGACGCTTGGCGTATACGTGTTGGTACCTACCGCATCATCTATGAAATTCAGCATGACCGGCTACTCGTTCTGGTTGTCTCAATCGGTCATCGCAGGGCAGTCTATCGTTAG
- a CDS encoding phosphate/phosphite/phosphonate ABC transporter substrate-binding protein, with product MKKFLMTTAILTLLVLPLSQAVAADRITCWFPPAWGSKAQQAQQITAALSHETGFDIQARIAKNYPEILTAFATRDENLVYVGSFVQSIIKARQLGKQLVQVDNGKELYSGILIYPEGQDPQKILRDLPTEIAYTIGASSGESTAKAATGGKAAIGTANHGAACAAVSAGKARAAVVKNWWWEANKSRFAGLTAYDIPRFSKQGNPDNVLTASTSVPIEKQKKITAAAMKNPQIFGGEKVHLVEKNSLQFSLWLMQQGNIDPLTYSW from the coding sequence ATGAAAAAATTCTTGATGACCACGGCCATTCTGACGCTACTGGTACTCCCGCTATCACAAGCGGTTGCGGCTGACCGGATAACCTGCTGGTTTCCCCCCGCCTGGGGAAGCAAAGCCCAACAGGCGCAACAGATCACCGCCGCATTGTCGCACGAAACAGGATTCGACATTCAAGCGCGCATCGCCAAAAATTACCCGGAAATCCTTACTGCCTTCGCGACCAGGGACGAAAACCTGGTCTACGTCGGATCCTTTGTCCAGTCGATCATCAAGGCACGTCAGCTGGGGAAGCAACTGGTGCAGGTTGATAACGGCAAGGAACTCTACAGCGGCATCCTCATCTACCCCGAAGGACAGGATCCGCAAAAAATCCTGCGCGACCTCCCCACCGAAATCGCCTATACTATCGGCGCTTCCTCCGGTGAATCGACCGCCAAAGCGGCCACTGGTGGCAAGGCCGCCATCGGCACCGCAAACCATGGCGCGGCATGCGCTGCCGTCAGTGCGGGGAAGGCCCGGGCCGCCGTGGTTAAAAACTGGTGGTGGGAAGCCAACAAATCCCGCTTTGCGGGACTGACCGCCTACGATATCCCGCGATTTTCCAAACAGGGGAATCCCGACAACGTGTTGACCGCATCAACCTCCGTACCGATCGAAAAACAGAAAAAGATCACTGCCGCCGCGATGAAAAACCCGCAGATTTTCGGTGGCGAGAAGGTTCATCTTGTTGAGAAAAATTCGCTACAATTTTCGTTGTGGCTAATGCAACAGGGGAATATCGATCCCTTGACCTACAGCTGGTAG